A region from the Tigriopus californicus strain San Diego chromosome 9, Tcal_SD_v2.1, whole genome shotgun sequence genome encodes:
- the LOC131887510 gene encoding FMRFamide receptor-like, with amino-acid sequence MSSILESEHQCSGASDEELELYARINWWTEGVFQMIISLIGLCGNSISIWILCSKAMQSIFNRLLIVLAIFDNMYLIFSVLDSIRHEHGTVNVHYYLFANVLYPLHNASLTGSIYMTVVLAFERYLAVSHPISYHNSVNSGPHWIRITRYVLPVLIFSVLFNLPKFFELHAYESASQRTVLLGNGSLVNQTLLNVQIAPTSLRLNEDYIFYYQNNARLLVTAIVPFFALLIFNYGIYQAVGRRKHGLNQVRGGNNNNNQSLQTNAAEENRQAIMLFAIVIFFLIFNLPRNFLSLNEVLSFAQVKEDYMRGCKGLALWILLVGTLSHLLLVVNSSMNFFLYCGMSTTFRKELKHRLCPRPPRHSRADFNLRIPRTQDQGTPSGVLLTNL; translated from the exons ATGAGTTCCATTCTTGAGAGCGAGCATCAATGCAGTGGAGCCAGTGATGAAGAATTGGAACTATACGCCCGCATCAACTGGTGGACAGAGGGGGTGTTTCAAATGATCATTTCCTTGATCGGGTTGTGCGGCAACTCGATCTCTATTTGGATACTATGCTCCAAAGCCATGCAAAGTATCTTCAACCGCCTCCTGATCGTCTTGGCCATATTTGACAACATGTACCTGATCTTCAGTGTGCTGGATAGTATTCGTCATGAGCACGGGACTGTGAATGTCCACTATTATCTGTTCGCGAACGTCCTGTACCCGCTGCACAACGCCAGTCTCACGGGCTCCATCTATATGACGGTAGTGTTGGCTTTTGAACGGTATTTGGCCGTGTCTCACCCGATATCCTACCATAACTCGGTGAACAGTGGCCCCCATTGGATCCGAATCACTCGTTACGTGTTGCCCGTGCTGATCTTTTCAGTCTTGTTCAATCTTCCCAAGTTCTTCGAACTCCACGCCTACGAAAGCGCCAGTCAACGGACGGTTCTCTTGGGAAATGGATCCCTCGTCAATCAAACTCTTTTGAAC GTTCAGATTGCTCCGACGTCCTTGAGACTCAACGAGGACTACATCTTTTACTATCAAAATAACGCTCGCCTTCTGGTGACCGCCATTGTCCCATTCTTCGCGCTTCTGATCTTCAACTACGGAATCTATCAGGCTGTTGGACGACGCAAGCACGGGCTGAATCAAGTCCGAGGAG gcaacaacaacaacaaccaatcTTTGCAAACAAACGCCGCCGAGGAGAATCGTCAAGCTATCATGCTCTTTGCGATCGTGATCTTCTTCctgattttcaatttgccgaGAAATTTCCTTAGTCTCAATGAGGTCTTGTCGTTCGCCCAAGTCAAGGAGGATTACATGCGAGGTTGCAAAGGCCTGGCTTTGTGGATTCTCCTGGTGGGCACTCTGTCTCACCTGCTGCTGGTGGTGAATTCGTCGATGAACTTCTTTTTGTATTGCGGAATGTCAACTACATTCCGGAAGGAGCTTAAGCACAGATTGTGCCCAAGACCACCACGGCATTCCAGGGCCGATTTCAATCTGCGCATTCCTCGCACTCAAGACCAAGGAACACCCAGCGGAGTGCTTTTAACGAACCTCTAG